Below is a window of Mus caroli chromosome 2, CAROLI_EIJ_v1.1, whole genome shotgun sequence DNA.
AACTATAATGAACCAGAATATCTGTGATATATTAGTTATTATTGCCTGGGTAGGGTCTTGTATTCACTCTTCAGCACAGATTTTCTTAGCCTTAAGATTACCATTCTGTGGCCCAAATGTGATTGATCACTATTTCTGCGATTTGCAGCCCTTGATGAAACTTGCCTGCATGGATACCTATGTGATAAATTTGCTAGTTGTGTCTAATAGTGGTGCCATATGTATGGTAAGTTTCATAGTACTGTTTATCTCCTATATTTTCATCTTATACTCTCTGAGAAACCATAGTGCAGAAGGAAGACGAAAGGCCTTATCTACATGCACTTCTCATTTCATTGTGGTGGTCATATTTTTTGGTCCctgcatatttatatacacacgGCCACTAACCACTTTACCAATAGACAAGATGGTGTCTGTATTTTATACAATAGGGACACCTTTGCTAAACCCTCTTATCTACACTCTGAGGAATTCAGAAGTAAAAAATGCTATGAAAAAGTTGTGGTGTGGTAAAGTATGACTGTCCTTGATAAAGAATATATGAGGATTCTAAAATATAGCTCTTTAAGAGGTTAATTTTGATACATAGAGAGGAAAACTGAAGTATTTCTGAGAGTATATGTTCGaggtacatgtgcatgtgtgtataaaggATAACCTGGGGCCAGCAAAATAACTTAAGGGGAAGATGTATTTGCCACAAGCTTGATGACTTGAGTTAGGTGAGCAtaatccctgaaacccacatggcTAAAAGAGAGAATAACCTCCAATAATTTCTCCCCACCTACTAAGACATATCATGTTGTGCATATAAATTCGCATATAAATATGCGAATAAGTAcaagcaataaaaatttaaaacctagaATTTGTTTCATACTTCATATATGGAtagaaatttaataatttattatgtatgtatattattttaataatttaaaccaGGTATAGGTTATCTTATTAACACCCCATGAGtactaaaaataatgaaagggAAGATGATTTGTTTGTTGGCTTTAAACAGCACAAgaaaatttagattttaaatattcagCAATAAAATTCAGAGCTGGAGTTTGTCCCCTTTGCTATATTTGcgttttaaatgatattttcattttttgtataATCTAATCCATATTGTTATAAAATACACTCATTCTGACCCTTTCATCTCACAATGAAGCACAATCATCCTATTTCACTATCTTTGTTATGAATTACACTGAAACACAGATGTACCCCTTTAAGTGATAATAATCTGCTGAGTACAATTCAGTGGGAGTGGATTTAGTTAATATTCTGAAGGCCTTATGAGTCATcctgagaacaacaacaaaaaatgataaAGGCTGATGAAAAAGACTATATGGTGTCATATGAGTATTTCCCATTTTCATACTGGGTTATGACCACCCAAATCACTTCTAACAATTTCATTACAAACAAGTGTAAGAAAGTATGTATTGATACccaaaaaaatatttcagaaagttTTTGTCTCCTATTCATTAATGTCAATTGTTTCTATATGTGTATCACATAAATATCCATATTTTTTCACTCTAcatctttatgttttgtttttaatacccaTGATGATTTTTAAACATAACCTCTTCTTAAATAAGTCAGAAACAGGTATATATTTAATTCTTATCTTTCATTGTTCCTTCTAACTTCATATATTAAAAAAGGACTGTTTACCAATCTTTAAATACAAGCTCACAGAGTTTCACAAGATTCTTCTCAGTCTTAGGTAAAACAGAGTTCCAAATTCCCCAGAAATATAATAAGGCCACTATCCCAAACATACATGCTCAATTCAAATGCCCCAATGCAAATGGTTAGGCTGAATATCATTGAACAAAGGTCTATAATCACCACAGGCCTGCCTATGAGGGATGCTATAACATGTTGATTAAGTAGGAAGATACACTAATACAACTCTATAACTGCTGTATTCTGGACATAATTATATAGGAAGAAGATTTCATGTTTCTCACAGACTCaataattttcttattattatgtgaaaaatatatacaaatattaaaattaaagtatCCAAAAGGTTGATATTCTCAAAGTGTGAAAAGTTACACTCTATCATCACCTAATATTGAggatctggaaatgaaaaagacagTATCTAAGAAGACATGTAGATGTGGAAGCAATGAGATTAGGTACCACAGGATACCTATCATCCTGACCCTCCTGCTATAATGGGCCATATTTTCAACTTGGGAAGCTAAATAAGACATTTCTTATTGAAGTTATTTTTGCCATAGTAGTTTTTCACAATAATGTGAATTACAACCAATAAAAACCAATTAATCATCTGCCCTCTATTGATATTCTCATACAGAATAGTATGATAACCTTCTCTAAATAATtagatatttcaaaatagctGGTAGAAAAGTTACCAATACAAGAAGTTCTTATGAGTGTGTGCAGTGATGAATATGTCCTTTTCCCTGTTCTGGTCattatgtgttgtatatgtgttaaaACATTATGCTTTATTCAATAATTTTTGTAATTATTGTAtagtgaaacaaacaaatattaaaaataaattattccaaCTTTGATGGTTTTTTTATAGTGATAgctctttgaacatttttaattaggtattttcctcatttacattttcaatgctatcccaaaagtcccccataccctcccccccacccccctacccacccacttttggccctggcgttcccctgcactggggcatataaagtttgcaagtccaatggacctctctttccagtgatggcagactaggccatcttttgatacatatgcagctagagacaagagctccggggcacTGGTTAggtcataatgttgttccacctagagggttgcagatccctttagctccttgggtattttctctatctcctccattgggggccctgtgatccgtccaatagctgatGTTTTCAAAGTGTTAAAAGTTACTCTCTATCTTCAGTCAAGCTCTAGAATCTGAAAATGAGAAAGACAGATAATGACAAAGGAGACACGTGAGGGAGATGTATGTAGAC
It encodes the following:
- the LOC110289808 gene encoding olfactory receptor 4C11-like, with product MHNNSVTEFILLGLTQDPEKQKAIFGVFLILYLMTLMGNFLIMVTIKMSQTLGSPMYYFLFYLSFADACFSTTTAPRLIVNALSQKKIISYKECMTQIFTAHFFGCMEIFVLILMAIDRYVAICKPLRYTTIMNQNICDILVIIAWVGSCIHSSAQIFLALRLPFCGPNVIDHYFCDLQPLMKLACMDTYVINLLVVSNSGAICMVSFIVLFISYIFILYSLRNHSAEGRRKALSTCTSHFIVVVIFFGPCIFIYTRPLTTLPIDKMVSVFYTIGTPLLNPLIYTLRNSEVKNAMKKLWCGKV